The sequence below is a genomic window from Bombus pyrosoma isolate SC7728 linkage group LG9, ASM1482585v1, whole genome shotgun sequence.
CTGAGTTTTCAAGACCAGTGCCTTACAAAGTGTCGATcgattttgttatattatccGACGTTTCAATAGCTTTCGGTAAATAAACTGCGATAGAATCGAAGGTTTTCGAGCGTCAGAAGCGACGACAATTTTCACGTTACCGATTTGGAACGGAATGCATATAAAAACCGATGGAAAATACAACATTTCCTCCTTGCTATATATATTGGTTACGTTTCCGTTGTGGTTGGTAAACCATTTTCACCTgtaaaacgatagaaaactAACTTCCTGTATctgcaacattttttttttatttacaaaaatcaaatttgaagAGCCCAGGGCAATTCGAGTCTGCTTAATCGGTTGCAACTAATACTATAGAAGACGAATCACAACAgagatgtaaatattatagaaatccggttaaaaaaatgatatatcaatgatatattttgttcaccatataataaattatgttaacaATACAGATTTGCAAAGATGGGCATGCGTTGCTGAATTTAATTCAGATTCTAAAAATAGCATACGCTGGCtgatgaaagtatttgaatatttagcatagaaaatttgtatgcttgtactatatatggtatattttgaaatgtacTTCCATGTATGAGGATTCTCGCGTACATTCTAGGAACATCTCTTCACAATCGATATTCTACACTCTACATTGTGGACTAAACGTCCAATGTCTTCCGCTTAGTAGTCGATCACGAACGTCATCTGCATGAATTCTCATCCGCATGTTATGTATCGTCGCGTTTCCAGCGACTGTTCCACCATTATGACAAATTACCGAGTGTATAAATTTCCGAAAAAGCTTCCTGTCTCACCCAGTTCGATACGATGGACGATAAAACACAAGGTCCAGGAAGTTATGCAGTGGTCCTTTTCGAACGCAAATCTTCTGGGATTTCGCTTGTTCCTCGCACTAGGACAATGGAAGGGAAATCCGGTCTGTCTGGCACTTGAAAAAACCGGCTGCTCATGAAAATTCACGCTTAGGGGACTAAAAAAGGGCGGATAAGAGCGGAGGAATACGGAATGGAGGTGGAAGAAGGATCGAACATTCAGAAGAATGAGTGGCGGCGAAGAAACGGCTAAAGGAGGGTAAGGAAGACGAAGTAGCAGGTCGAAGTAAAAGGCTGCAGTTGCATCGTACGAGCCATTAGGAGGATGGATCGAAGTGTAATCGCGCAAGAACGCGTCAATCCAGAAGACATACGCTGCCCTCTCGTCTTCCTGTCGCCGGAGACGTCGATTCGCGAATTAACGTCGACTTCTCGCGAACTCGCACATGCTAGTTCATCGACGTCGAACTGAGAAATCGCGGTTCGCCCGTGAAATATGCAACCAGCCAGACCGACTGCTTGAGAATTCCCTGGCGAAATATACTCGGACTGAATTCCAGGCCCCCGTTTCAATCTTCCGCTATTGTAACGTGCTCTTTACAATATTAACGGGTCCACTTATCGAGCGGTGCCGCTGAAGTGTGACAAATTATTGGCCCAAGAACAGAGCAGCACCTAGCTGcagagaagaggaggaaacGCGAAATCTCGCTGGGAGGTTTCCATCATCGTCATGGAACCGCTGCTTTCAGCATGTATCGGACCTAACTATCGATCTTTTCCACTAGGTCGACGATGACTGTCCCCATATCTGAACCACTGCTGGGTCAAACGTGAATTATCTAACGTCTGTTGTTAAATTGTCCGATCCCTTGAGACGTTCAACGAGTACTACGGAAAATCTTTGACGTGAGACGCGTGAAATATAAACACACGAGAGGAGGTTGGAAAAATAGTAGGAAAGGTTCCAGATTCATCGCAAGCATGAGCTTTCGcaaggaattttaattaatcttcgcGTCAATGATTCAGAAATCGCTTGAAACAGTCTGATACGGCTCTGCTATCGAAATTTGACTGCCTCAAGTTGTAACGAGATATTCGTCTTACAAgaacttaattaatataatacgaaaACGATAGAAGATAGGAGCTACTAATTGACTTAAACCAAAGTTCGCCTAGAGatcatttctaatttctacAAACATAGTGAAGAAGATAAGGCAGATAAAGTCGTAGAAATCCactttcaaaagaaaatatggaGGAAAGAGTCGCCCAAAGCAGATAACGGCAGTGACACAGACTGAATCAACAGTCTTAGGTTAAAGCAGCCCAGTGATCAGTCAAGTTAAAAATCCGCGAGTCGTGGGTTTTCCATGGTAGAGTTAATCGAGTCTCGAGCTTCGGCAGTCAATTCGGCGATCGATCCAGGGGGGTTAAGCTCGTTCATCGTTCAAGATTGTTTCGAAAGTTAGCGTAAACCAATCTTCCACCGACGATCCCTCTTCTTCGTCAGCCATCGTTGTTGTTAGAGCGGACAGTACTTACGATTTCGGTGGTCACGCTGCAAGACCATTGTCAACGTACCTCGtatctctctttcgtttctggCAATGTCGTTGAGCAATTTCCCAGCGAAATTATAATGAGACTTTCTCGTAGAgagttaataattaattcctttacaatttgtcacggggggggggggtggTTCCCCGTGAAGGTTAATCCAGTCGAcggaacaaataaaataattttcctgtgACTCGAAAACGTTCCGTTGACTAGGAAGGAAAATTGCTTGTTCGTCGTTTGCATCACCACTTGAAGCTCGGGTTAATGAGATGTCCTTCGACGAGAAGGGGTTATACTTCTCTTTGGCCTGACTCCGCGTCAACTTGAATCTCGTTTCGCTAAATCACCGACagtttatttcattcttcgtAAACGATTGATGTGGAAACGGACGAAGGTTGCTTTATTACAGTTCCATTACTCGCCTCGTCCGTTGTTTGTAATTAGAACGCAGTATGAGACGGCTAAATGGAGCTGAATGTGGTCGATGTAGTTACTGGAAAACAATAAACGAGGTAGGACGTGTTATTGGAAGGGCGGGATTTGTAGAAAGGCAAATGGGGTCTCAGTTGCTTGATTTCACGCTGATAGTTTCGGTACCGCGGTTCGTTTGCTCGGGCTATTTCCTTCTCCCACTTTTCAATGTTAATAAAGTTCCACTGGGACGATGAGTACGTGTACGGGCGGTGGCGCGTGCGATGTAGGTCAGTCGCTTCGAGGAATCTTTAAAATGTCCCAACGACCAGGCAGTAACGTTTCACCTCTTCTTTTGCAGAACCACGCGAGACATGAGTCGAAACGAACGTTGCTTCCTCCTTTTAATAATCTGCGTCCTGCTAAGTGATTATCAAGTGAACTCGGACCGGGACGCTCGTTTATCGAGGAAAAAACGATACGTCGTTTTCCCCGAAGGCTCGACTTTCTCTGTAAGTTCAATAAATTCTTCATCCTCTGTCCCCGTCAAACTTAGTTTGCTAGTAATACAGCGACGATGGTTGCGGTTTCCACATCCATCGTGACCAATTGTATgttaaaatttgcaataacGCCAATCGTTGTGCACTTCGTAAATAATGTCACGTGGGTCTGTTCATCGTCTTAATTATCACGATGTACACGACAAAGTGATAGAATATTCACATCGATGGTTTTGCTGTTATTTGCAGATCGCTCTATGTCTTACGGTGCATACTCTGACACCGGACGATAACATTTTCACGGAGGGAGTCAATTGGGGTATCTCGTATGACCTACCAAACGAAAGCAAGCCGGCTCTAGAACCCCTTTTGCAATTAAGACACGATGAGATTAAACCTCTGAAGAAATATGGTCATCATTCGACGGTGAACGCGATCAACAAGAACATCGTGAAATATTCCGGATGGAACAGAAACGATAAGTATTACGTGAAACCAGGGAAAAGCAAGTACCACAAGTCAGACTACTATTACTTGCAACGTAGACATCGCAGGCAACTTTACAACAAACTGGAGACCATTATGAACGCGTAAGTTGCTGAGcagaaattttgtagaaagtagCTGAGATTATAGGCAAGCAAtcattaaatgtaaaataataggaatgttgagaattgtggatcttgataaccgaaataatgttataggaacactaaatttacacttggaatttTATGAacgatttctaagatattcatcgatacacgcgtctcagcactttcttccatacccgactgttaaccgactgaactgtttacattcatctgttttcgagacgctacgcacacacatacttccacacactgatactcacatacaagtatctcTACTACGCATCTAACCTAGTCCaacacataaaattatacatatctcaatacgCCTCCTTAATTTTTGTGCTGCATAttcatttccttttataaGTCAATCAAACCATTTTTAGAAGtaatccaaaattctcaaatttgtTTCTCCCTAGAGCCTTCGTTAAAATATCAGCTACATTGTTTTCTGAGTCTACTTTTATAATGTCaatctctttatttttgtaactttcaTTCACAAAATGGAAGCGAACTTCAATGTacttagaatttttttattaagtttcCAAATTTTGATATCGTAATCGCTCCAGAATTATcttcgtaaatttttattggtCTCTCGATcattattttgaaatctttcaataatttctttacaaattttatttcgctcaTAGCTTCTGATAAAACTACATACTCGGCGGCTGTTGATGATTTTGTCACGCTACTTAGCTTTCTCGATTTCCAGTAAATTGCGTTTCCGAAAAATCTTATGATAAATCCCGTAGTGGATTTTCTCC
It includes:
- the LOC122570582 gene encoding uncharacterized protein LOC122570582 gives rise to the protein MSRNERCFLLLIICVLLSDYQVNSDRDARLSRKKRYVVFPEGSTFSIALCLTVHTLTPDDNIFTEGVNWGISYDLPNESKPALEPLLQLRHDEIKPLKKYGHHSTVNAINKNIVKYSGWNRNDKYYVKPGKSKYHKSDYYYLQRRHRRQLYNKLETIMNAMNFEGRTCVLRALCEASQRLMPKGNTLIEEMMRISFSFPLKRLFAHEPEEHHAYSRAHKAGHEGHDCASMYAGCSFSLIDMALGKYDTSATRRSQLPPGYADTAESFGDWARYNMK